The Chryseobacterium shigense genome segment GGGTTGCTTACACTGGGATTATCTATAATTCAGCATCCAGAAATGGTCTTCAGGGGTATGTCAGCGCTTATCCGCCAAATAATATAAAAAGAAGTACTTCTCATTTCACAGTCAGTGGCATGAATGTCTACTATAATATGTCTCCGACAGTTATTGTTAATGTTCTGCTGTCTGTTAATTATTACGATACCTATCCTCCATACAGTTTCAATCCTTCCTTCCCGTCAACCATCCAGGGAGAACCCACCTTGTCCGATGCTCCGTCCACAGATGGCAGGAGCACCAAGGGACTTCCCGTAATGAGTCTTGTAAAGAACATCGAAGACGATAGCTGGACAAGAAACTATACTTATTATGATACCAAAGGAAGAGCGGTAGGGAGTTATTCCATTAACCATTTGGGAGGCTATACCAAAACAGAATCCAAGCTGGATTTTGCAGGAGTACCACAAGAAACCTATACTACCCATTTAAGAAGACCTAATGAAAACAGCGTATCAGTCAAAGAAAGATTTGTATATGATAATCAGAATAGATTATTGAAACATTATCACCAGGTTGATAACTGGACAGAACAATTACTGGCCGAAAACTCTTATAACGAACTATCCCAGTTATCCAATAAAAAAGTAGGATCAACAAATGGAGGCGCCCCATTGCAAAGCATAGATTATGCTTACAATATCCGAGGCTGGATGACAGATATTAACAAAGACCAGATGACAGTTCCCGATTTAGGAGGCAAATTATTTTCCTATAAAATCAAATACAACCAGAAGAATGGTCTCACCAATCCTGACCCCGTTTTATTCGCAGGAAAAGACGTACAGCCAAAATATAACGGAAATATCGCAGAAGTAGACTGGAGAGCCATTGAATCCCTGGGAGCCAATCCACCTATAGACCCCAAAAGATATGGGTATGCCTATGATGGATTAAACAGGTTAACAGCAGGCTATTATCAAAACCCCAATAACACAGGAAGCAAAGAAAATACAGAATCAATAGACTATGATTTAAATGGAAATATTACCAGCCTTTACAGGACATCAGTTATGGAAAATGATAATACAACCGCTACTGTAATAGACAAGCTGGCATATACTTATGTAGGCAACCAGGCCGTAAGGATCAAGGATAACAGCAATAACAATACCGGATATGAAGGAACTGCCGGCCTGCCTATTGATTACGATCTGAACGGGAATATGAAAAGCATGATGGATAAACAGATTACAGGAATCAGCTACAATTTCTTAAACCTTCCTGATGTTTTGAATATTGGTCTAGACCCGATAACCAGCCAGATAAAGACAAATTACCGTGCAGACGGCGTAAAACTGAGAAAAGAGAATCTAAAAACTTCCGTAGGAATTGCAGGTACAGCCTGGACAAAAGAAATCACGGATTATCTGGACGGTTTCCAGTATCTGAATAAAACATCCTCGGATGGTGGAGCCTCTGAAATGTTCTCCGTGGCTCCTATGGACACAAAGCGTGCCTTAGAAATGCAGGCATTTAGCCTTGCTCCGATTGATTTTGATCCCATCCCAGTAGATCCCATTGTTCAAAACCCTCATAATCCTGAGCTGCAGTTCTTTCCGACAGCAGAAGGATTTTATGATTATCAGAGAAAAATGTATATTTACCAGTATAAAGACCATTTAGGGAATGCGAGGGTAAGCTACGGAATGAACAGGAGTACAGGAAGTATTGAAATAACAGATAGCAATGATTATTATCCTTTTGGGATGAATCATTTAAAGACAGGGAATGCTTATTTTGGAGCTGGAAGGTATCAGAATTTTAAATATTCGGGAAAAGAATTGCTTGAAACTGGGGCTTACGAGTTCGGTGCGCGTCAATATATGCCAGATATTGGTAGATGGGGCGTTGTAGACGAACTTGCTGAAACTTCTCGTCGTTGGTCGCCTTATACTTACGCTTATAATAATCCTATTAGATATATTGATCCTGATGGTAGAGAAAGTAAAGACTGGTTCGTTAATAATAATACAGGTCAATTATTATATGTTAAAGGTGTTTCTGATTTATCAAAAGCTGATAATAGTCTTAAAAACCTTATTGGCGATACCAAACAATATGAAAGATTAGGTGATGACAATATGTTTGGAAAGAATGTTAGTGTTGAAGGAGTAAAAGGAAATGCTTTAGATAATAAACTGGTAAGAATGACAGCAGATCAATCTGAAGCCTTTATGGAAAATAAGGGCTATGAGAAAGCTGAACAAGTTAAAATTGTTGAACGCGAAATAGAATCAAAAGGACCAATGGGAGAAGAAAGGATTGCTCTAAAAAATCATTATATGGAGCAAGTGGGTAAAAGTGATATTACCTATGTAAAACCTAATGAATTAAATAAAAAAGAAGCGATCAAAGATATTACATATTCTTCACAATGGAGCTCTACCCGAACTATATCATATACATTGACTAAGCCACCAGGACAATCTAATGACAAGACTGCTTCTTTTGAAAGTTTAAGAAAAAGTGAAAATGCAAAACAAGGAGCAAGTTTTCTAAATGATTTAATTAAAGTTATTAAACCAATAATAAAAAAATGATAAAACCACTAAAATTTTTTATTTTATTAATATGTATGTTTTCTTGTAAAGAAAATGACTATGATTCAAAGAATACTGCAATATTGGATAGTCACATAAGCAATTTCCCCAGTGAATCAACGAAACATTTTCCCAAAAAAGTTGGTAGAGATGCATTAATCATATATAATGAAGATTTAAAAAACAACAGCATTAATCTTTATTTAGCAAAATTAAAGACAAGTGATGATGAAATTGATACAATCATTAAAAAGCTAAATACTATTAAAGCATATAGAGGAAATGATAATAAACTTTTGATAATCAATAAGAATGAAAAAAAAGATGGATATTTTAGTGAATTTCCGTATATAGACTCTTCATTAGAAAAAGGTGAAAAACCATTGCCAAATTTTGTCGATTACGATAAAAATATTTTTTCTAACTCTAATTATGAATTTTACATAATTCATTTTGATAACAAAAAGAGAATATTTAAAAAGCAAATCCTTAATCAAAATGCTTCAATGCCAAATAAATGGAAAAATGGTATTACTTATGGAATTGCTGTTGATAAGACTAATAAAAATATTGTTTATTGGGTAGCTATTTGGTGAGACTAAGCTATGGTTTTAACATTATGAAAAACAGTTTTGAAACGGTTGATACGAATGATTATTACCCTTTTGGAATGAATCATTTAAATCCTGCTGAACCGTCTTATTTTGCGGTCATGTTCCAAATATGTTGGTAATAAAATATAGCGTTGATTTTCAACGCTATATTCTAAAAAATTGAATAAAGTTTGAAAATTTGAAATGATATTTTGATAGTCGAAATAGAAAAAAATTGAAAATAAGCTACTTAAAATATTGAGAATCATACAAAGTGTTTCAAACGTGTTGGTAAGAAGATCAGTATATTTACCAGTATAAAGACCATTTAGGAAATGCAAGGGTAAGCTACGGAATGAACAGGAGTACAGGAAGTATTGAAATAACAGATAGCAATGACTATTATCCATTTGGGATGAATCATTTGAAAACAGGGAATGCTTTCTTTGGTCAAGGGAGTTATAAAAATTACAAGTACAACGGTAAAGAACTTCAGGAAACCGGAATGTATGATTACGGAGCAAGGATGTATATGGCGGATGTTGGACGATGGGGAGTTGTGGATCCTTTGGCGGAAACATCAAGAAGATTTAGTCCTTATAATTATGCGCTTAATAATCCAATGAGATTTATTGATCCTGATGGAAGACAAGGAAAAGATATTATTTTCTTGACTGAGAATGGTTCTTTCAAGGCTTCAAAAGATTTAATGTATCAAACAAAGGACGGTAAAAGAATATGGGATAAATATGGGACTAGCAAAACAGATGATGTTTATATAAAATCAAGTACTTTTTCTTCTAAAGACTCAAGGACTGGGGCCGAAACATATAGTTTAAAGGGTGATGAAAAATTTGTGAAAGATGGCAAAATAGATGGTATTGGAAAAACTTATTCAGCAATGGAAACATTTGAAGGAACAGATATATCGGGATCTGAAAATAAGCAGGTCCATTTGATGGCAATTAATGAATCGTTTTTTCCAAATGAAGCTTCAGACAGCTATTCAAAGTCAGAGGTAACATCTTCAGGAAAAACAGTAACATCTGAATATAATTTATCGGATTTAGCAAAAACTGTTTATCATGAATTTAAAGCACATATCGAAGATAGAACAGGAGATGCTGATAAGGATCACAAGAAATTTGGAGAATCTACCTTCAAAGGATATATAAGACCAAATTCCCCTATGGATACATTTGAAAAACAATTAATTAAAGTTGTTAGAACTCTAAATGAAAAAAAATATAATGAAAAAAAATAAAATCCTATTTTTCTTAGTATTAATATGTGTAAATTTTGTTAAAGCTCAAGATTTAAAACTTTTTACACCAATTTTAATCAGTGATATTAAATCAATAATGATTAATGGAGAAATGAATAATCAAGCAATAGTAGATTATTTTAATCCAGATGTTGATAAAATGCAGAAAGAGATATTAAAGTATAGTTCAGATTCAAGCGTACTATATTTATATAACTCTGAATCTAGTTCATATAAGGCATTTATATGTTTAAATAAAAAAAATAAAGAAACCGTTTCTACTGAGAATAATTTTGGTGTTTTTAGATCTTTTAATTTAATTAAGAAAAATGACAGGCTTTTTGATGCGGTATCAGCAACAGGTTCATATCCAAGTCATTTTGAAAGACTCAATTCAATAGAAATAATGGAGAAAAGTCAAAAGTTTCTAATTATAAAAATTAATTTTTCTGATACTTATGGTTATAAAGGATATAGTGTTTTAGTATTACAGGATTACAAATACATTAAGCATTAATGGAAGTTCATTTAGGAACTGCAAACATTTGGGTGACGTGTCAAATTTAGTGACACAGCTAATCCAGAACATCAAAAAGCATTTAAAAGTACATAGATAAGTGAACCCGAAGGTTCACTTATCTATTTTTTAGATTATATTGAAACATGACAAGCATGATGGATAAACAGATTACAGGAATCAGCTACAATTTCTTAAGCCTTCCTGATGTTTTGAATATTGGTTTAGACCCGATAACCAGCCAGATAAAGACAAATTACCGTGCAGATGGCGTAAAACTGAGAAAAGAAAATCTAAAAACTTCCGTAGGAATTGCAGGTACAGCCTGGACAAAAGAAATCACAGATTATCTGGACGGTTTCCAGTACCTGAATAAAACATCTTCGGATGGTGGAGCCTCTGAAATGTTCTCCGTGGCTCCTATGGACACAAAGCGCGCCTTAGAAATGCAGGCATTTAGCCTTGCTCCGATCGATTTTGATCCCATCCCTGTAGATCCCATTGTTCAAAACCCTCATAATCCTGAGCTGCAGTTCTTTCCGACAGCAGAAGGATTTTATGATTATCAGAGAAAAATGTATATTTACCAGTATAAAGACCATTTAGGAAATGCGAGGGTGAGCTACGGAATGAACAGGAGTACAGGAAGTATTGAAATAACAGATAGCAACGATTATTATCCATTTGGGATGAATCATTTAAAGACAGGGAATGCTTATTTTGGAGCTGGAAGGTATCAGAATTATAAATATCAGGAACAGGAATTACAAGAAACAGGTTTTTATAGTTTTAAATGGAGAAATTACATGCCGGATGTAGGAAGATTTTTTAATATAGATCCTTTAAGTGAAAAATATGCTTACCAATCGCATTACAATTTTTCTGAAAATAGGGTGATTGACGCAAGAGAATTGGAGGGACTTGAAGCTAAATTGATAAAGGATGCAGAGGTAAATTTGCAAGTATCTAATAATCCATTTAAATTGAGTGTAGAATATACTCCAGCAAAATATGAACTAAAAACAAATGTTATTCAGGGGGCTTTTTCAAACCTAGATGTACAACAAAAACTTTCAACAGTGGAAAATAATTTTAAATCAAAAGGGTTTGATCTAACAATTATTCAAGATAGTAATGCGACTTATAACATTGATATGACGTTTCCAGGACAATCTGTAACAATAGTAAATGATAATGGTACTACTAGGACGGGAACAGTTCTTGGAGATGCACCACTTGGCAATCCTACTACTGCAACGGTGAATGCAAAAAATGGAGATACGGATACAATTACGCACGAAATTGCTCATACCTTTGGTGCAGAACACATCTGGGAGCCAAACTCAGGGGTGGAAAATACTCCTGCCAATATTAACAATAGGATGAATTCATATGAAAACCCGACTTCTTCAATGAAAGGGTTAGGTACGGAATTTAATAAAAATCAGATACAGAAAATGGAAGAAACTGTTAAAGCTAACTCATTTAGACTACCTCAAAATAAAAAATAATGAAAATAGCATTTTTTTTAATAATCGTTTTACTAACCAACAATAGCTGCTCCGCACAACATAATATTGAATTTTATTATCAGGATAAAACGAAAGCAACAGAAACAGATAGTACAGCATATAAATCTTATTTGGAAAATATTCCAAAAGAATTTCTTAAAAAAGATGACGAAGTTTTATTATCTTTTAATAATGCTGCTTTTATTGACGATGTTATTACTATAAATGGTAAAAGTTATAATTTTGAAAACTATGCCTGTGGATATACACAAATTAGAGTTCTTAAAAGAGATAGAAAGATTAATATTACATCTAAGAAAAAAGAAGATATGAATTTTAAGCTAAAAAAAGGAATTGATTATATTATTATTAATGGAGGATTTGATAATAAATGGAGTGTTACATTTTCAGAATATTTTCCTACAATGGAATGCTTGTAAAATTACAAGTACAACGGTAAAGAACTTCATGTCATGTTCCAAACATGTTGGTAATAAAATATAGCGTTGAAAATCAGCGCTATATTTTTATAAAGTTTTTCTACTTATCAAGCAGTTTCTCCAGCCTCCCCATCATTTCATCCTTTTCTTTCAGCATGCGTTCATATAGGGCAATTTTTTCTTCGTGAAGCTGAACAATTTTATCAATAGGATTAATATTTTGAACTTCAACTCTATTATTGAACATTGCATTATCTGAAAACGTGCAAGAAATTAGATTCACAGCCTGCTCCTCATCAAAATTTTGAAAAGCTTCTACGGGAATTTTCAGTACTTCGGATATTTTTTGAAGCATTTGGTCTTCAATGGTTTCTTTCTGTTCAAGTAAAGAAATCTTCTTTTGGTTCCAGTCTTCGCCTAAATCAAGAGCCAGAGCTTCCTGCTTTATTCCCAGCATTTCTCTGAAGCGTTTTATGTTTCTTCCCTGATGTATTTTGTGGTCCATTCTTAATCAATTTGTGAAAGTTCAAAGATAATATATTCTATAAATTAAAGATAAAAAAATATCCGGTAAAATATCCGCTGGTATAGACACTTTTTCCGGATATAAACCACTAAAGTTTATCACTAGAAAACACATTTTTTATCAGAAAAAGCCCTTGCAACGGCCTGTAGGCATTCCCAAAGAAACTGGAGACACTTTCTAAAGCAGCTGCAGGCCCTTCCGAAGGCAAAACACCCCCTTACCCAAGGGGGTATACAGGCTTCACTAACTGGCTTTGGCCGTTTAAAAAAAGCCGATGGATACTTGAATAAGGCTCTGGAGACGGTTTATATAGTGTCTTTAGACGGGTAGAGGATTGGGAAAGCCAACTCAGCCTCTACTAACAATATGGTTGGTTTTTGTTACGGATAAAAAATTACAGTAAATCTTTATCTTTTCACCGGATATAGGCAAATACTTAATATTTAAAGCCATTATAGCCATTTTGTTTGGTATATTTGTTATACAATCACACAACACAAAATCTTATTACCATGAAAAAATTCCTTTTAATCATTCTCGGAATCGTTGTTATTTTGATTGCCGTATTATTCATCAAAATGTACACTTACCCCTTTAAAAAAAATACATCAGCAACATCAGACGGTTGGAAGCCTGTAAAAAATGATTCTGCCGTATTGCGTCTGTCAGGTGGGATCAAGATTCCTACAGTATCTACGGGAAGCCTTGGGGAATTCAATTATGCTCCGTTTGATCAGTTTAAAGCATACCTGAAAACATCTTATCCGCTTGTGTATCAGAATACCGAAAATAATGAAGTCAATACCCATGCCCTGGTTTTTCGGCTTAAAGGCAGCAATCCTTCATTAAAACCCATACTTTTCATTTCCCATATAGACGTTGTGCCTCCCGGAGATGCCGATGTGAAGAACAAAGAACAGAATATCTTCAGACCCGGTGACAAACCCTTGCCTCCCGTTTCAAAAGTAGCAGAAGACTGGGATTTTGAACCCTTTTCAGGAGCCGTGGCCAACGGCAGGATTTATGGAAGAGGAGCCATTGATATGAAAGGAATGCTTTTTTCCCTGATAGAATCCATGAATACGCTGATTAAAAGCAAAAAAACTCCTCAACGTGACATCTATCTGGCTTTCGGTTTCGATGAAGAAGTGGGCGGACAAAAGGGAGCTATGCAGATTGCAGATTATTTTAAGAAAAAAGGGCTACAGTTTGATACGGTTTATGACGAAGGAGGTCTCATTATGCAGAAAGGAAATATAGCAGGAGTAGACTCCGACGTAGCGGTTGTAGGTTGTGCTGAAAAAGGTTTTTTATCTGCAAAAATAAAAGTAAAAGGACTTGGCGGGCATTCTTCCATGCCTCCTATGGAAAGTGCGATAGGAAAAGCTGCAGTGATCATGCAAAGGCTTGAAGACAACCAGATGAAGCCTGCCATTACTCCGCTCATTAAAGGTTTTTTTGATAATATTGGCGGATCTATGCCGTTTACAACCAGGCTGGCTCTTTCAAACCAATGGCTGCTCAAACCCCTTCTTATATCCCAGCTTACCAAAAATAACACCACCAATGCCCTGGTGCGTACAACAACCGCTTTAACCATGATGAAAGGAAGCGATGGAACAAACGTACTTTCTCCCGAAGTGGAATTTGTAGTTAATTTCAGGCTTCTTCCCGGAAATACCGTGAAAGATGTTCGTGAACATATTGCCAGAGCCACAGAAGGTTTCGATGTTGAGGTAGAAGAGATCGACAATACAAGAGAAGCCTCTGCCGTTTCTCCTTCCAATACAAAAGGATTTAAATTAATAGAAGCCGGAGTCAGAGAAATCTATCCCGGTGCTATCGTGACTCCATATCTTACTATGGCCGGTACTGATGCCTATAAATATCAGATCGTAAGTAAAAATATCTACAGATTCATGCCCATCAGGATCAACAGCTCAGAACAGCAGAGCATCCACAGTACCAACGAGTATATCAGTATAGAAAATTACCTGAAAATGATCCATTACTTTGAATTCATCATGATGAATTATGACAGATAGGGGCGGATAGAGGTTTGAAGGTTTGGAAATTATAGTTGATGAGTTGCTGGTGTAAGTTTTTAAAAGTAAATCATCGGGAAAACAGTCTGAAATCTTGATTCTTGATTCTTGCTTCTCAAATCTTCTCAAACAAAAAATATAACACGTCAAGTTTTGTCGCATTACAGCAATAGCTTTGTCATATCAAAATTACAGAGCTATGGAATTGCCGTTTTACTTAACATTTAAAGAATTTGAAAGCCATTATTACGATACCCTTGAAAAATGGTTTGAAGAATACCACAACACAAGCGAAATTGATTATTTAAAGGCCCTTGCAGATCTTTACAGTCCTTATCTGTACTACAGCTTTGCAGATGACAGGCTCCTGGCTGATGCCTCTATGGAGATTAAAGATTGCTTTTTCCCTTATCACGAAAAGATCGGGATCTCTTTCTGCACAAACTGTGAAAATGAAAAGCAGTCCAAAACTACCAAAGGCATGAACCATATATTTGAATGGAAAACCATTACAATGATGGAATATGCACAGCACATCCTGGATAAGATCAACAGGCATCTGTTAAAAAACAGCAGCCCTCTGAACGGAAATAAAACAATCCGAGACTGTATCAATAATCATGAAATTATTACCTTCAGGGAAGGAGCCGGATATTGTGTAAATTATAATAAGCATCAGGTTGCAGTTCCGTTTTTGAAAGCCTATCTTCCTCATTACGGGCAGACTGTTGATATTGCGGTGTACAGGGATTTTATTTTTTCTGTCGCACAGATTGCGGAATTCATAGACAGAAAACTGAAAGCTGTGCAGGCTTTTGAATACACTATTTATGCTAAACTAAAATCGGAAGCCAAATTCAAAGTACAGATGAGCCATCAGTTCCTGACGATTTGTAACTAAATTTTGCACCAAACATTCATATCTAAATTATATTGATGAAAGCTTTCAACAGCTTTTAAAAACAAATCCCGGCAGAAATCCCGGGATTTTGTTTGATTTATCAGAAAGACGGATAAGTTTAAAATAAAAAAGCCTTAAACAACTAAGTTTAAGACCTTTATCTTCTTGCAGAGAGGAAGGGATTCGAACCCTCGATACAGTTACCCGTATACTACCTTTCCAGGGTAGCTCCTTCAACCACTCGGACACCTCTCTATTTGAGATTGCAAAAATAGGCTATTTTCTGGAATCTGCAAATATTATTTAAAAATTACTCGGTAATTTCTCCACAAAGGCTTCTGGTGAAGTTATCTGCGAAAGTTCCGGCGTAATTAGGATTGTCTATCAGGTGCATGGCTTTACTGATAGCACTTTCTGCTGTCATATCCTTCCCGCTGATGGCCCCGATTCTTGAAAAAATATTGCTGTTTTCATACTTTCCGAACGAAATACCGCCTGATATACACTGACTTACCACTACAATTTCAGTTCCGTTATTCCTGATTTCCTCAAGTGTTTCCTGGGTTTTTTCACTGCTGAAAATAGTTCCGGAACCAAAAACCTGGAGAATCAGAACCTTCATTTTCGGGATTTCTTTAAAGTGGCTCAGATGCATTCCCGGAAAAATTCTCCAGAACAGAACATCTTCAGAAATATGCTCATCTACATGAAACTCTATTTCAGGATCACAACGGTAAAGATTTTCCTTGATGATATTTAAGTGAACTCCGGATTGTCCCAGTATCGGATAGTTCGGACTGGCATAGGCGTCAAAATACTCAGCAGAATATTTCAGTGTCCTGTTTCCTCTCAATAATTTATATTCAAAATAAACCGCAACTTCCTGGATAACTGCTTCATCGTTTTCATAAAGACTGGCGTAATAAAGGCTTGTCAGAAGATTTTCCTTCGCATCCGTTCTCAGGTCCCCGATTGGCAGCTGTGAACCTGTCATGATTACCGGTTTCCTAAGACCTTTTAACATGAAACTTAAAGCAGAAGCCGTATAAGACATCGTATCCGTTCCGTGAAGAATCAGAAAACCGTCATACAGTTCATAATTTTTGAGGATATAATTGGCAATAACCTTCCATTCCTGAGGTCCCATATCCGAAGAATCCAGCGGTTTTGCAAAAGGATGCACAAATACTTCACATTCCATTAATTTCATCTCAGGCATTTTTTCGAAAATATTTCCAAAATCAAATGCGCGGAGGCTTCCGGTTTCATAATCTTTTTCCATACCGATGGTTCCTCCGGTATAGATGAGCAGGACTTTTCGTTTCATGAATCACTTTTTAGTAAGAAATTGAGCCTCGTTAAGGTTCATAGCTCAAAATTACGTTAATTTGCAAAGATTTGAAAATGAATGGAAGATTTAGCACAAACTTTTGAATATTTAAAGCAGTTTTTAACAGAGGAGAGATTAGCAAAAATCGAACACTTTTCGCCGGAAAGTTCGGATTTTGTACTTCCTGTTGTGGAAGATATTTATCAGTTCAGGAATGCTGCAGCAATTGTACGTTCTGTGGAAGCCTGCGGTTTTCATAAAGTGGTTGCTTTGCAGGAAGAATATAGTTTTGAACCCAATCTTCGGGTTACAAAAGGTGCTGATACTTGGGTTGAAGTGGAAAAACTTCCCAGAAATATGGAGTCTTTTCAGAAAATCAAAGACAGAGGCTACAAAATAGTCGTTGTTTCACTGGAAAATAATGCGAAAATGTTACCTGAATATGAAATTACGGAACCGATTGCTTTAGTTTTCGGAACTGAAATGGAAGGCGTTTCCCAGGAAATTCTGGATTTTGCAGATGAAACATTGGCGATTCCGATGTATGGTTTTACAAGGAGTTTCAATGTGTCGGTAGCAGCTTCAATCTGTATGTATGAATTAAAACAGAAACTGATAAAGTCGGATATTGATTATAAGCTTGATGAAGAAAAATTATTGAAAATGAAGATCCGATGGGCCGTAAATTCTATACGAAGTGGAGAACAGATATTTGAAAAATATTTAAAAGACCACAATCTTTCCCTATGAACAGGGCAATTGTTTTTCTCCTGATTGTTTTAGGCAGCTGCAGCAAAAAAGCAGAGCCGGAGAAAGAAATAGTTGTAAGTGAAAATATCCCGGTACAGCAGGTAGAAGTAGCACAGGAAGAAGATACAGAAACTGTTCCCTTTTCAAGATCTGTAAAAGGCAACGGATTTGTATATACGCTTCATGGTCTGGAAAAAGCTAACGGATCGATTGACTTTAAATCAATCAGCATATTTGAGAAAAAGAAGCTCCGCCAGAAAATTATTGTAGATTCAGTATATGTTCTGCACGATTGGGAAATTATTTTCAATGCAGACAAAGATGCCAATTTCGATGGATTTAAGGATCTGGAAGTGATCAACTGGGCCGGAAACTATGCTTTCTCATCGAGCTTCTGGCTTTATAATCAGAAAACGAGAAAATACGATCATTACAAACCTTTGGATACGATCCAGAATATTGAAATCGATGCAAAGAGAAAAGAAATCAATTCAAATTACCACATTGGCCCGGTTAATACTTACAGCAAAACCTATCAATGGGAAAATGGAAAACTTTTAATGATGAGCGCCAGTATTTTTGAGGAAGGGGAAGAAACTCATATGTACCGGAAAAATGGAAAAATCGTTGTAGAATGATTAGAAGCATAGGATAATCTAAATTTCACTCATTGGCTGCTAACTTCTAATTTCTAGCA includes the following:
- a CDS encoding TrmH family RNA methyltransferase produces the protein MEDLAQTFEYLKQFLTEERLAKIEHFSPESSDFVLPVVEDIYQFRNAAAIVRSVEACGFHKVVALQEEYSFEPNLRVTKGADTWVEVEKLPRNMESFQKIKDRGYKIVVVSLENNAKMLPEYEITEPIALVFGTEMEGVSQEILDFADETLAIPMYGFTRSFNVSVAASICMYELKQKLIKSDIDYKLDEEKLLKMKIRWAVNSIRSGEQIFEKYLKDHNLSL
- a CDS encoding XAC2610-related protein, whose translation is MNRAIVFLLIVLGSCSKKAEPEKEIVVSENIPVQQVEVAQEEDTETVPFSRSVKGNGFVYTLHGLEKANGSIDFKSISIFEKKKLRQKIIVDSVYVLHDWEIIFNADKDANFDGFKDLEVINWAGNYAFSSSFWLYNQKTRKYDHYKPLDTIQNIEIDAKRKEINSNYHIGPVNTYSKTYQWENGKLLMMSASIFEEGEETHMYRKNGKIVVE